A genomic segment from Diadema setosum chromosome 11, eeDiaSeto1, whole genome shotgun sequence encodes:
- the LOC140234771 gene encoding uncharacterized protein isoform X3 — protein sequence MKPHCLLQMQYAEVCEKTLDSVETSLFDGKGAGALVKGLAFKTEGNGVLRLVKNASKAFARGGNEQSGVYGPFKLFTKEFLQENGFSKVPIVPFRGNRFNIMFFNAGFIFFLHKQMTSFLDSYGASNKLLKCVEADLKEPFYLAGCRALGLISKHVTAPLWRILEDKAVHILDLPQVYSRIQETLGKGTDNPQQFIDGQLSPFQVSSDAVLDSLTNASEHDGLTCSILKNLLPALAQVMKSHAAHLEVETTDDQRASTKSVAKHNKFAERVFAYLDHLMRVRPNATLLGLEATIMFSLNKTSEWLKSLPDQEAKKLISTARKHSRKLKAQFKERVESIRQQKREAMKEKEREKQRREEKRQADLEFYTQEIQYYGLWQSEREVEEMVNSFRSDNDKVKALKSQLRFRQHVLRQTASRPEVYNFSSKGTAHSWQTLQSNVKELVRQAFTLPPPSVVDEGVPLLVGRRINHKFQEGDYNGKVLSCVPGYPEWFNVKYDNDDAIYSCKLNEDYKNGDIKILC from the exons ATGAAGCCACATTGTCTGCTTCAGATGCAG TACGCGGAAGTTTGTGAAAAGACGCTGGACTCTGTAGAAACAAGCCTCTTCGATGGAAAAGGAGCAGGAGCACTTGTGAAAGGCCTGGCCTTCAAAACAGAGGGAAATGGTGTACTGCGCCTTGTGAAAAATGCAAGTAAGGCCTTCGCCCGTGGAGGAAATGAACAATCAGGTGTGTATGGACCATTCAAACTCTTCACCAAGGAGTTTCTACAGGAGAACGGATTCAGCAAAGTCCCAATAGTCCCATTCCGAGGGAACCGATTTAATATAATGTTTTTCAATGCAggcttcattttcttcttgcaCAAGCAAATGACATCTTTCCTCGACAGCTATGGGGCATCAAACAAGTTGCTGAAATGTGTAGAGGCAGATCTGAAGGAGCCCTTCTACCTCGCTGGGTGCAGAGCCTTAGGACTCATCAGCAAACATGTAACGGCTCCCTTATGGAGGATTCTGGAGGATAAGGCTGTGCACATCCTCGACTTGCCCCAAGTTTATAGTCGCATCCAGGAAACCTTAGGTAAGGGCACCGACAATCCCCAACAGTTCATCGATGGTCAGCTAAGTCCCTTCCAGGTAAGCAGTGATGCCGTTCTGGACAGCCTGACCAACGCTTCCGAGCATGATGGACTCACTTGCTCCATCCTGAAGAACCTCTTGCCTGCTTTGGCACAAGTCATGAAGTCCCATGCAGCCCATCTTGAAGTTGAGACAACAGATGATCAGCGGGCAAGTACGAAGAGTGTCGCCAAACATAACAAGTTTGCAGAAAGGGTTTTTGCTTACCTGGACCATCTCATGAGAGTAAGACCGAATGCTACTCTCCTTGGATTGGAAGCGACAATTATGTTCTCTCTCAACAAGACCAGTGAGTGGCTGAAGTCCTTGCCTGACCAAGAAGCCAAGAAGCTTATCAGCACAGCCAGAAAGCACTCGCGAAAGCTTAAGGCTCAATTCAAGGAGAGAGTTGAATCCATCCGGCAACAAAAAAGAGAGgcaatgaaagagaaagagagagaaaagcagaggagagaggaaaaaaggcAAGCAGACTTGGAATTCTACACCCAGGAAATCCAATATTATGGCTTGTGGCAATCTGAGCGGGAGGTAGAGGAAATGGTCAACTCTTTTAGGTCTGACAACGACAAGGTGAAAGCGCTCAAATCCCAACTGAGGTTTCGTCAGCATGTATTGAGGCAGACAGCATCCAGGCCAGAAGTGTATAACTTCAGCAGCAAAGGCACGGCACACTCCTGGCAAACTCTGCAATCCAATGTGAAGGAACTCGTACGACAAGCCTTTACCCTCCCTCCACCATCAGTTGTCGATGAAGGAGTCCCGCTTCTTGTAGGTAGAAGG ATTAACCACAAGTTCCAGG
- the LOC140234771 gene encoding uncharacterized protein isoform X1 produces MGYHISDEDQRYYVLGLRDIPTKSASDTLSTFKELLQDLDEATLSASDAGKKILANIRNTMSDRAATELKWHELLQKYRSDVLPTIQENWQNLSDEEKQPLENITSFFCGLHSLVQYAEVCEKTLDSVETSLFDGKGAGALVKGLAFKTEGNGVLRLVKNASKAFARGGNEQSGVYGPFKLFTKEFLQENGFSKVPIVPFRGNRFNIMFFNAGFIFFLHKQMTSFLDSYGASNKLLKCVEADLKEPFYLAGCRALGLISKHVTAPLWRILEDKAVHILDLPQVYSRIQETLGKGTDNPQQFIDGQLSPFQVSSDAVLDSLTNASEHDGLTCSILKNLLPALAQVMKSHAAHLEVETTDDQRASTKSVAKHNKFAERVFAYLDHLMRVRPNATLLGLEATIMFSLNKTSEWLKSLPDQEAKKLISTARKHSRKLKAQFKERVESIRQQKREAMKEKEREKQRREEKRQADLEFYTQEIQYYGLWQSEREVEEMVNSFRSDNDKVKALKSQLRFRQHVLRQTASRPEVYNFSSKGTAHSWQTLQSNVKELVRQAFTLPPPSVVDEGVPLLVGRRINHKFQEGDYNGKVLSCVPGYPEWFNVKYDNDDAIYSCKLNEDYKNGDIKILC; encoded by the exons ATGGGATACCACATATCGGATGAAGATCAACGGTATTATGTCCTGGGCCTTCGTGATATACCAACAAAATCAGCCAGTGACACCCTCAGCACCTTCAAGGAACTGTTGCAGGATCTAGATGAAGCCACATTGTCTGCTTCAGATGCAGGTAAAAAAATCCTTGCAAATATTCGAAATACCATGTCTGACAGAGCGGCCACGGAGCTAAAATGGCACGAGCTTCTTCAAAAATACCGTTCTGATGTGCTACCAACAATACAGGAAAACTGGCAAAACTTGTCTGATGAGGAGAAGCAGCCCCTGGAAAacataacatcatttttttgtgGTCTGCACTCCCTTGTTCAGTACGCGGAAGTTTGTGAAAAGACGCTGGACTCTGTAGAAACAAGCCTCTTCGATGGAAAAGGAGCAGGAGCACTTGTGAAAGGCCTGGCCTTCAAAACAGAGGGAAATGGTGTACTGCGCCTTGTGAAAAATGCAAGTAAGGCCTTCGCCCGTGGAGGAAATGAACAATCAGGTGTGTATGGACCATTCAAACTCTTCACCAAGGAGTTTCTACAGGAGAACGGATTCAGCAAAGTCCCAATAGTCCCATTCCGAGGGAACCGATTTAATATAATGTTTTTCAATGCAggcttcattttcttcttgcaCAAGCAAATGACATCTTTCCTCGACAGCTATGGGGCATCAAACAAGTTGCTGAAATGTGTAGAGGCAGATCTGAAGGAGCCCTTCTACCTCGCTGGGTGCAGAGCCTTAGGACTCATCAGCAAACATGTAACGGCTCCCTTATGGAGGATTCTGGAGGATAAGGCTGTGCACATCCTCGACTTGCCCCAAGTTTATAGTCGCATCCAGGAAACCTTAGGTAAGGGCACCGACAATCCCCAACAGTTCATCGATGGTCAGCTAAGTCCCTTCCAGGTAAGCAGTGATGCCGTTCTGGACAGCCTGACCAACGCTTCCGAGCATGATGGACTCACTTGCTCCATCCTGAAGAACCTCTTGCCTGCTTTGGCACAAGTCATGAAGTCCCATGCAGCCCATCTTGAAGTTGAGACAACAGATGATCAGCGGGCAAGTACGAAGAGTGTCGCCAAACATAACAAGTTTGCAGAAAGGGTTTTTGCTTACCTGGACCATCTCATGAGAGTAAGACCGAATGCTACTCTCCTTGGATTGGAAGCGACAATTATGTTCTCTCTCAACAAGACCAGTGAGTGGCTGAAGTCCTTGCCTGACCAAGAAGCCAAGAAGCTTATCAGCACAGCCAGAAAGCACTCGCGAAAGCTTAAGGCTCAATTCAAGGAGAGAGTTGAATCCATCCGGCAACAAAAAAGAGAGgcaatgaaagagaaagagagagaaaagcagaggagagaggaaaaaaggcAAGCAGACTTGGAATTCTACACCCAGGAAATCCAATATTATGGCTTGTGGCAATCTGAGCGGGAGGTAGAGGAAATGGTCAACTCTTTTAGGTCTGACAACGACAAGGTGAAAGCGCTCAAATCCCAACTGAGGTTTCGTCAGCATGTATTGAGGCAGACAGCATCCAGGCCAGAAGTGTATAACTTCAGCAGCAAAGGCACGGCACACTCCTGGCAAACTCTGCAATCCAATGTGAAGGAACTCGTACGACAAGCCTTTACCCTCCCTCCACCATCAGTTGTCGATGAAGGAGTCCCGCTTCTTGTAGGTAGAAGG ATTAACCACAAGTTCCAGG
- the LOC140234771 gene encoding uncharacterized protein isoform X2 produces MNIQRLAIAQEQLSSTVSQQPNTTLYSDETSKFGEKVMGYHISDEDQRYYVLGLRDIPTKSASDTLSTFKELLQDLDEATLSASDAGKKILANIRNTMSDRAATELKWHELLQKYRSDVLPTIQENWQNLSDEEKQPLENITSFFCGLHSLVQYAEVCEKTLDSVETSLFDGKGAGALVKGLAFKTEGNGVLRLVKNASKAFARGGNEQSGVYGPFKLFTKEFLQENGFSKVPIVPFRGNRFNIMFFNAGFIFFLHKQMTSFLDSYGASNKLLKCVEADLKEPFYLAGCRALGLISKHVTAPLWRILEDKAVHILDLPQVYSRIQETLGKGTDNPQQFIDGQLSPFQVSSDAVLDSLTNASEHDGLTCSILKNLLPALAQVMKSHAAHLEVETTDDQRASTKSVAKHNKFAERVFAYLDHLMRVRPNATLLGLEATIMFSLNKTSEWLKSLPDQEAKKLISTARKHSRKLKAQFKERVESIRQQKREAMKEKEREKQRREEKRQADLEFYTQEIQYYGLWQSEREVEEMVNSFRSDNDKVKALKSQLRFRQHVLRQTASRPEVYNFSSKGTAHSWQTLQSNVKELVRQAFTLPPPSVVDEGVPLLVGRRINHKFQEGDYNGKVLSCVPGYPEWFNVKYDNDDAIYSCKLNEDYKNGDIKILC; encoded by the exons ATGAACATCCAGCGACTTGCTATAGCACAAGAGCAATTGTCTTCTACAGTCTCACAGCAACCCAACACTACACTGTACTCTGATGAAACTTCAAAGTTTGGCGAGAAAGTTATGGGATACCACATATCGGATGAAGATCAACGGTATTATGTCCTGGGCCTTCGTGATATACCAACAAAATCAGCCAGTGACACCCTCAGCACCTTCAAGGAACTGTTGCAGGATCTAGATGAAGCCACATTGTCTGCTTCAGATGCAGGTAAAAAAATCCTTGCAAATATTCGAAATACCATGTCTGACAGAGCGGCCACGGAGCTAAAATGGCACGAGCTTCTTCAAAAATACCGTTCTGATGTGCTACCAACAATACAGGAAAACTGGCAAAACTTGTCTGATGAGGAGAAGCAGCCCCTGGAAAacataacatcatttttttgtgGTCTGCACTCCCTTGTTCAGTACGCGGAAGTTTGTGAAAAGACGCTGGACTCTGTAGAAACAAGCCTCTTCGATGGAAAAGGAGCAGGAGCACTTGTGAAAGGCCTGGCCTTCAAAACAGAGGGAAATGGTGTACTGCGCCTTGTGAAAAATGCAAGTAAGGCCTTCGCCCGTGGAGGAAATGAACAATCAGGTGTGTATGGACCATTCAAACTCTTCACCAAGGAGTTTCTACAGGAGAACGGATTCAGCAAAGTCCCAATAGTCCCATTCCGAGGGAACCGATTTAATATAATGTTTTTCAATGCAggcttcattttcttcttgcaCAAGCAAATGACATCTTTCCTCGACAGCTATGGGGCATCAAACAAGTTGCTGAAATGTGTAGAGGCAGATCTGAAGGAGCCCTTCTACCTCGCTGGGTGCAGAGCCTTAGGACTCATCAGCAAACATGTAACGGCTCCCTTATGGAGGATTCTGGAGGATAAGGCTGTGCACATCCTCGACTTGCCCCAAGTTTATAGTCGCATCCAGGAAACCTTAGGTAAGGGCACCGACAATCCCCAACAGTTCATCGATGGTCAGCTAAGTCCCTTCCAGGTAAGCAGTGATGCCGTTCTGGACAGCCTGACCAACGCTTCCGAGCATGATGGACTCACTTGCTCCATCCTGAAGAACCTCTTGCCTGCTTTGGCACAAGTCATGAAGTCCCATGCAGCCCATCTTGAAGTTGAGACAACAGATGATCAGCGGGCAAGTACGAAGAGTGTCGCCAAACATAACAAGTTTGCAGAAAGGGTTTTTGCTTACCTGGACCATCTCATGAGAGTAAGACCGAATGCTACTCTCCTTGGATTGGAAGCGACAATTATGTTCTCTCTCAACAAGACCAGTGAGTGGCTGAAGTCCTTGCCTGACCAAGAAGCCAAGAAGCTTATCAGCACAGCCAGAAAGCACTCGCGAAAGCTTAAGGCTCAATTCAAGGAGAGAGTTGAATCCATCCGGCAACAAAAAAGAGAGgcaatgaaagagaaagagagagaaaagcagaggagagaggaaaaaaggcAAGCAGACTTGGAATTCTACACCCAGGAAATCCAATATTATGGCTTGTGGCAATCTGAGCGGGAGGTAGAGGAAATGGTCAACTCTTTTAGGTCTGACAACGACAAGGTGAAAGCGCTCAAATCCCAACTGAGGTTTCGTCAGCATGTATTGAGGCAGACAGCATCCAGGCCAGAAGTGTATAACTTCAGCAGCAAAGGCACGGCACACTCCTGGCAAACTCTGCAATCCAATGTGAAGGAACTCGTACGACAAGCCTTTACCCTCCCTCCACCATCAGTTGTCGATGAAGGAGTCCCGCTTCTTGTAGGTAGAAGG ATTAACCACAAGTTCCAGG